The stretch of DNA AAATCCTCCGCAATGACCGGCAGCGGGCCGAAGCGCTCGTAAGCCCGCTCGAACAGGTCGATGCCCGGGCCTGGCAGCCACGACCCTTCGAACGCGGTCTTCCCCGCCGGTATGGCGTAGTAGGACTCGAGCCCGATGAAATGGTCGATGCGCACGTAGTCGTACCAGTCGAACAGGCGCCCGAACCGGTCGAGCCACCAGTCGTAGCCGTTTTCGCGCAGCACGTCCCAGCGATAGGTCGGGTTGCCCCACAGCTGTCCTTCGGCGGCGAACGGATCGGGCGGCACGCCGCCCTGGTCGGCCACGCACCCATGCTCGTCCAGCGAGAAATACTCCTGATGGGCCCACACGTCGGCCGAGTCGACCGACACGTAGATGGGCATGTCGCCGACGATCCTCACGCCCCGCGCGTTCGCATACGCCCGCAAGGCCCGCCACTGCCAGTCGAACGCGAACTGCCACTCGCATTCGCGGCGCACCTCGGCGGCAAGCGCCGGATCGTTCGCAAGCTCGGGCCGCCACGTGCGATAGGCCTCGGGCCACTGCTGCCACGGCACTTCGCCAACCACCGCTTTGATGGCCGCGAACGTCGCATACGGCAGAAGCCAGGCCGCGTTGCGCGCCAAAAACCCGTCGTAGGCCGGTCCGCCCACATCCGGCAGCTCGTCGGCCGCCAGCAGCCGCGTGTTGCCGGCGAACGCGGAAAGCCCTGCGTAGGGCGACCCGAACTCGTCGGTGGGGTTCAGCGGCAGGATCTGCCAGTACCTCACGCCTTGCGCGACCAGCGCGTCCACAAACCGCCGCGCCGGCGCTCCCAGCGTGCCGAAAGCCACGTTCTCTCCGTCGGCGCCGGGGTTCGGCAGCGACGTGACGTGGCAGATCACGCCCGTGCCCCGCTCAAGCGGCGCGGCCAGCCCCGGCCCCAGCGCGAACACGCACGCCTGCATGCCGTCCAGCCTGCAGGTGAAGATGCCGTCTTCGCACGTCGGCGCCACGTCGGCGTTCACGCGCCACGGCTCGGCGGCAAACAGCACGCGCGGCATCGCGCTCGTCTGCCGAACCGCCGCCGCATCTTCGGGCGCAAGCCCTGCCGACGCGTCCACCAAGTCGATGGCAATGGTTTGCGGCGCGTCAGAACGATTCGCTGCGCACAGCACGATCTGCGGCACCGGCCCGGCGTCCCGCGACACCCGCAAAACGGCGACCACCTCGGTTCCACACGAATAGAACGCGGCAGACCCGCTCTGCAACGCAGCGAGCGAGTTGCGCAAGCGCCCCAGGTCACGGTAGCATTCCGTCAGGTCCTGCCCGCAGTCGGCCCGCGGCCCCGACCAGGGGAACGTCGCCCGGTCAAAAGGATCGCGCCCGCCCTGCATGCCCCGCTCGTCGCCGTAGTACAAACACGGCACGCCCGGCAGCGTGTAGAGCAGCGTCGCGAGTATGCGCTGCAGGCGAGAGGCGCGCCAGTCGGCGCCCCCGTCGATGTCCGCCACGAGCGCCGCCTGCTGGCTGCGGTCCCGATCGCGGAACTCCGACCCGACGGCCAGCACGCTGCGCACGCGCTCCACGTCGTGCGACGACAGCAGGTTCATCAGGCTGGCGTAGAGCGGCCCCGGATAGTTAGCCTTCTGCAACTTTAAGAACGTCGCCAGCGCCGCCGCCGGCTCTGCGTCCAGCGCATAGCACAGCAGCGCCTCTCGCAGCGGGTAGTTCATCACCGAATCGAGCACCCGACCGAGCGCGTACGTACGCCGCTGCCCGTAGCTTTCCTTCGTGGTGGGATCTTCCCACACCTCCCCGATGATGACGGCGTCCGCATCGGAGCCCTTCACGCAAGACCGCACCTTTTCCAGCACGTCGTCAGGCACTTCGTCGGCAACGTCCAGCCGAACACCCTTGGCGCCGGCCGCAAACCATCCCGCAAGCACGCCGTCTTCGCCCAGCATATAGCGCTGCCACGACGCGTCGCGCTCGTTCGTTTCGGGCAGCGTTTCATCGCCCCACCAGCACCGATACGAGGCGCCCGTCGGCATGGGAGTGAAATCGTACCACGAACGGTACGGCGACCCCTCGCCCTGCGCCGCGCCGAACGAATCGTAGGACCCGTCGGCGTTGAAATAGCGGCTCGCCGCGCCCGTGTGGGACAGCACGGCGTCAAGCACGAGGCGAATCCCCCGCTCTTCTGCCGCGGCCGCCAGCCGGCGAAAGTCGTCCCACGTGCCCAAAAGCGGATCGATGGCTTCGTAGTCGCCCGTGTTGTAGCGATGGTTCGACCGCGCCTCGCACACCGGATTGAGATAGACCGCCCGCACGCCGAGCGACGCCAGATAGTCCAAGCCCTCTTCGATGCCCTGCAGCGTGCCGCCGAAAAAGTCGACCGGGTCGTAGGGCTCCCTCCAGTCGGGAGCCTCGTTCCAGTCCTCGTGGATGCGGACGGGCCAGCCGCGCCGCTCGTGCGCCTCGACGCCTTCCCACCGCACGCCGCCCGTGCCGCGGGCGAAGCGATCAGGGAAGATCTGATACATCACGTGCCCCGCAAACCACGCGGGGGCCGCAAACGCCGGGTCGTGCACGGTCAGCTGGAACCCGTGCGCTTCATAGGGCAGCAGCGAGTCGTCCGGCAGCGCCACGGCCTGGCCCGCGGTGGACAGGCCGTCCCCCCGCCGGCCGTATACGACGTCACCCTCAGCTGTGACCAGGTGAAACCGGTAAAACAGCACACGCGGCTCGCCCGTTGTGTCGATGCAGGCCTCCAAACCGCCCGCAGACGGCCGCAGAGGAATCCGCTTCCAGGCGAAGCGGCCTGCAGCCCCAAGGCCGCCGGCGTCGTGCGCGGATGCCGAAGCGTCCAGGCCCGCAGGCCCTTCCGCCTCGGCGTCCGCCGCAACGTCAAGCACTTCCAGCCATGCTTCTCGCACGTCTTCGCCGTTGCCCGCATCGATGCGCAGCGTCACCGCGACGACGGTCCCCGCAGGCACGGCGCCTGCCGGCAAGCGGTCCGACCGCCGCAGCGGATCGTGGGAAAACGCCAGCTGTGCTTTGCGTCTGTCAAGCATGGGCCGCTGATTTCGCTTATGCTTCGTCAAAGCGGGCGGCATCGTCGATCGGCGTCAGATGCCACACCGCCTCGTTGTATTCGTTGATGGTGCGGTCGGAGCTGAAATACCCCGAACGCGCCGTGTTCAGCACCGCCCGGCGCAACCACTCGTCGCGGTCGCCATAGACGCGCAGCGCCTCCCAAAACGCCTTGTCGTAGGCATCGAAATCGTACAGCGCGAAATACGGATCGCTGTCCATCAGCGAATGGTACAAGTCCTCGAAACGGCTGTTGTCCGAGGTCGGAAGGCTGCCGTCGACCAAATGTTCCAACGCCTTCTGCAGGCGTCCGTCGGCCTGGGCCACCTCGCGCGGACGGTAGGAGTGATCGGCCTTCATGCGGTCGATCTCCTCCACGCGGGCGCCGAAGATGAACATGTTCTCTTCGCCCACCTCTTCGGCCATTTCGATGTTCGCGCCGTCCATCGTGCCGATGGTCAAAGCGCCGTTGAGCATGAACTTCATGTTGCCCGTGCCCGACGCCTCAAAGCCCGCCGTGGAAATCTGCTCGGACAGGTCGGTCGCCGGCATGAGCACCTGCGCCGTGCTGACGTCGTAGTTCGGCACGAACACGACCGACATGGCATCGCGCGTGCGCTCGTTGCCCGCCACCAGCCGGCTGATGGCGTTGATGAGGCGAATGGTGTCCTTCGCCCGAACATAGCCCGGCGCCGCCTTCGCCGCGAACACGAACGACACCTTCGGCATGTCGGTGATGCGCCCGCTCACCAGCCCGTCGTAGATGCTCAAGATGTGCACGGCCTTCAGCAGCTGGCGCTTGTACTCGTGCAAGCGCTTGGCCTGCACGTCCATGAACGACTCCGGATCGATGCTGATGCCATGCGTGCGTTCGAGCCACGTGGCGAAGTCGCGCTTGTTTTCGCGCTTGACCTCGTCGAACTTCTGGCGGAACGACGCGTCTTCGGCATAGGGCACCAGCTCTTCAAGCTTCGTCCAGTCGCGCATGAAGCCCTCGCCGATGGTGTCGTTGATCAGGCTGTTCAGGCGCGGGTTCGCCACGGCCAGCCAGCGGCGCTGCGTGATGCCGTTCGTGATGCCCAAAAACTTCTCGGGCTGCGTCACGTAGAAGTCGCGAAACAGGCGGGTTTTCAGCAATTTTCCGTGCAGCTGCGACACGCCGTTGACCTTTGTGCTCATCAGCACGCACAAATTTGCCATACGAACCTTGCCGTCGTGGATGATCGCCAGGCGCGAAATGAGGTCGGCGTCGCCCGGATTCGTCTGCCAGATGCGGTCGCGCAGGCGGGCGTCGATGGTTTCAATGATGCGGTAGATGCGCGGCAGCAGCGATCGCATGAGCGGCGCCGGCCAGCATTCAAGCGCCTCGGGCAGCAGCGTGTGGTTCGTGTAGTTGAACGTGCGCTCGGCGATCTCCACGGCCTCTTCCCACGAAAAGCCCTCGTTGTCGATGAGGATGCGGATGAGCTCGGGGATGGCAAGCGTGGGGTGCGTGTCGTTGATCTGCACGACGACGGCGTCCGGCAGCTTGCGAAGGTCGCCGTTGCGGCGCCGATGCGAATCGACGATCTGCTGCATGGTGGCCGACACCAAGAAGTACTGCTGGCGCAGGCGCAGCTCTTTGCCGCGCGGATGGCTGTCTTCGGGGTAGAGCACCTTGGAGATGGACTCGGCCAGCTCGCGGTCGGCCGAAGCGCTCTCATAGTCGCCGCGGTTGAACTGCACCAGGTCAAGCTGCTTGGGAGCCACGGCAGACCACAAGCGCAGCGTGCCGGTATACGGCGAGCGGTACCCGACGACCGGCATGTCGTAGGGCTTGGCGATGACGGACTGGTAATCGCGGTACTCCACGCGCAAATTGCCGTCCGAGTTCCAGTTTTCCTCCACCGTGCCGCCGAAGCGCACCTCGTAGGTGCGGTCGGTGCGGGCCGTTTCCCACACGGCGCCGCCAAACGCCCAGTTGTCGGGAATTTCCACCTGGCGCCCGTCGCGGATTTCCTGGCGGAAGAAGCCGTATTCGTAGCGGATGCCGTAGCCCATGGACGGCAGCCCCAGCGTGGCCAGGCTGTCCATGAAGCACGCCGCCAGGCGCCCCAGGCCGCCGTTGCCGAGCGCCGGGTCGCTCTCGACTTCCTCGATGGTCGCCATGTCGTAGCCCAGCTCGCGCAGAGCCATCTCGTAGCACTCGTATTTCCCCAGGTTGATGAGGTTGTTCGTCAGCAGGCGCCCGATCAGGAACTCCGCCGACAGATAGATCACGCACTTGGCGCCCGAACGTTGGGTCGACGTGCGCCACGTGATCCACGAGTCCATGATGTCGTCGCGCACGCACAGGCCCACGGCCTCGTAGACCTGCTCCGGCGTGGCTTCGTCAATGGGAATCGCGAACTGCTTGCGCACCTTCTCTTCGATGCGGCTGCGCGTTTCAGCCGCACGTTCGGCAAGGCCCGCCTCAGGCGGGTTGTTTCGAATATCGTCACTCATGTGATTGCCTTCCTGCAGACTACATCATCGACCGGTACATCTCGGCGTACATCCGGGCGCAACGATCGAATCCGAAGTCCCTCTCCATGGCGTTGCTCGTCAAGCGGCGCATTATAGCAGTATCGCCGTAAATCTCCAAAGCCCGCTTGCAAGCCTCCACGGCGTCCCAGAAGTCGAAGCGCGCGAACGAGAAGCCGCAGCCCTCGCCCGTGAACTGGTTGTACGGCTCGACCGTGTCCACCAGGCCGCCCGTTTCATGCACGATGGGCAGCGATCCGTAGCGCATGGCGATCATCTGGGAAATGCCGCACGGTTCGAACGCCGACGGCATGAGGAAGAAGTCGGACGCAGCGTAAATGCGATGAGACAGGTCACCGTTGTAGCCGATGTAGGAGCACACGCGGCCCTTGTAGCGGCCTTCCAATTCGCGCATCTGCCACTCCAGCTCGGGGTAGCCCGAGCCCAGAATGACGAACTTCGCCCCCATGGGCACGAGGGAATCCACGATGCCGGGCACCAGCTCCAAGCCCTTCTGCGGGGTCAAGCGGCCCACCATGGCGATGAGCGGCGCGTCCACGTCGTCGTCAAGCCCCAGCTCAGCAAGCAGTTCGCGCTTGCACTCGCGCTTGCCGGCCATGTCGTCCGCGCTGAAGCGCGCCGGCAGGCACGGGTCGGTCTGCGGGTTCCACACGTCGGTGTCGATGCCGTTCAAAATGCCCCACAGGCGGCCTTCGTCGCGCACGTGGGCCAGGTCGTTTTGCAGCCCTTCGCCAAACGCCGGCGTGCAGATCTCGTTGGCATAGGTGGTGCTGACGGTGTTCACGCGATCGGACACGTCGATGCCGGCCTTCAGCATGTTCCAGCAGCCCAGGTCCCACGCAAACGCACGCTCGTCGTCGCCGATGAGCTTGGACTCCAAATCGTCACCGAACGTGCCCTGGAAGGCAAGGTTGTGGATGGTCAGCACGGTCGCCGGCGGCCAGGATCCTTCGCGCTTGGCACGGGCCTTGATCTTGAACGGGATGAGCGCAGTGTGCCAATCGTTGCAGTGCACGATGCCCGGGTTGAAGTCCAAATTGGGCAGCGCGTCGCACACGGCCTGCACGAAGAAGCCATACTGCTGGCCTTCGAAGTTGCCGCCGGAATAGATGTCGCCGCCGAAGTAGTATTCGTTGTCGACGAAGTAATAGGTGACGCCTTCGTGCTCGAGCTTTTCAATGCCGACGAAGCGGCTCGGCCACACGCC from Xiamenia xianingshaonis encodes:
- a CDS encoding glycogen/starch/alpha-glucan phosphorylase, whose translation is MSDDIRNNPPEAGLAERAAETRSRIEEKVRKQFAIPIDEATPEQVYEAVGLCVRDDIMDSWITWRTSTQRSGAKCVIYLSAEFLIGRLLTNNLINLGKYECYEMALRELGYDMATIEEVESDPALGNGGLGRLAACFMDSLATLGLPSMGYGIRYEYGFFRQEIRDGRQVEIPDNWAFGGAVWETARTDRTYEVRFGGTVEENWNSDGNLRVEYRDYQSVIAKPYDMPVVGYRSPYTGTLRLWSAVAPKQLDLVQFNRGDYESASADRELAESISKVLYPEDSHPRGKELRLRQQYFLVSATMQQIVDSHRRRNGDLRKLPDAVVVQINDTHPTLAIPELIRILIDNEGFSWEEAVEIAERTFNYTNHTLLPEALECWPAPLMRSLLPRIYRIIETIDARLRDRIWQTNPGDADLISRLAIIHDGKVRMANLCVLMSTKVNGVSQLHGKLLKTRLFRDFYVTQPEKFLGITNGITQRRWLAVANPRLNSLINDTIGEGFMRDWTKLEELVPYAEDASFRQKFDEVKRENKRDFATWLERTHGISIDPESFMDVQAKRLHEYKRQLLKAVHILSIYDGLVSGRITDMPKVSFVFAAKAAPGYVRAKDTIRLINAISRLVAGNERTRDAMSVVFVPNYDVSTAQVLMPATDLSEQISTAGFEASGTGNMKFMLNGALTIGTMDGANIEMAEEVGEENMFIFGARVEEIDRMKADHSYRPREVAQADGRLQKALEHLVDGSLPTSDNSRFEDLYHSLMDSDPYFALYDFDAYDKAFWEALRVYGDRDEWLRRAVLNTARSGYFSSDRTINEYNEAVWHLTPIDDAARFDEA
- a CDS encoding 4-alpha-glucanotransferase produces the protein MLDRRKAQLAFSHDPLRRSDRLPAGAVPAGTVVAVTLRIDAGNGEDVREAWLEVLDVAADAEAEGPAGLDASASAHDAGGLGAAGRFAWKRIPLRPSAGGLEACIDTTGEPRVLFYRFHLVTAEGDVVYGRRGDGLSTAGQAVALPDDSLLPYEAHGFQLTVHDPAFAAPAWFAGHVMYQIFPDRFARGTGGVRWEGVEAHERRGWPVRIHEDWNEAPDWREPYDPVDFFGGTLQGIEEGLDYLASLGVRAVYLNPVCEARSNHRYNTGDYEAIDPLLGTWDDFRRLAAAAEERGIRLVLDAVLSHTGAASRYFNADGSYDSFGAAQGEGSPYRSWYDFTPMPTGASYRCWWGDETLPETNERDASWQRYMLGEDGVLAGWFAAGAKGVRLDVADEVPDDVLEKVRSCVKGSDADAVIIGEVWEDPTTKESYGQRRTYALGRVLDSVMNYPLREALLCYALDAEPAAALATFLKLQKANYPGPLYASLMNLLSSHDVERVRSVLAVGSEFRDRDRSQQAALVADIDGGADWRASRLQRILATLLYTLPGVPCLYYGDERGMQGGRDPFDRATFPWSGPRADCGQDLTECYRDLGRLRNSLAALQSGSAAFYSCGTEVVAVLRVSRDAGPVPQIVLCAANRSDAPQTIAIDLVDASAGLAPEDAAAVRQTSAMPRVLFAAEPWRVNADVAPTCEDGIFTCRLDGMQACVFALGPGLAAPLERGTGVICHVTSLPNPGADGENVAFGTLGAPARRFVDALVAQGVRYWQILPLNPTDEFGSPYAGLSAFAGNTRLLAADELPDVGGPAYDGFLARNAAWLLPYATFAAIKAVVGEVPWQQWPEAYRTWRPELANDPALAAEVRRECEWQFAFDWQWRALRAYANARGVRIVGDMPIYVSVDSADVWAHQEYFSLDEHGCVADQGGVPPDPFAAEGQLWGNPTYRWDVLRENGYDWWLDRFGRLFDWYDYVRIDHFIGLESYYAIPAGKTAFEGSWLPGPGIDLFERAYERFGPLPVIAEDLGLVTPAVKLLLARTGMLGMGVLQFADGDPREFWKPDLGKMCYTSTHDTSTLLGWVKSRYGLAGDAGGSGDVSGVGAVDGSETVSSSDSEPSEATNVAGLSASSPLDAAARALAREFMAKVVDSDADVVVFSLQDVLELDDSARMNVPGTTDENWGWQARQADLEACMGRLRRMTRKRR
- a CDS encoding glycogen synthase — its product is MTESKTPSKRTTTKKGVASAEKPSATATTAAAAATPASVEKEPATVSNAAKATSAPAEQKASAEKVPVAKAAAPAKAAEAEKAAAPAKEPAAEEAAAAKAPAKRTTAKKTTKAPAKKTAAKKTTAAKTAASKTAAAAEAAEEASAPKKAAAKPAARKTTTRSTTTRKTAAKKAAPTAKAAEEAKPVETKAAPAAQAAEEAKAAPAAAAAKVEAAQAEAPAAEKQVEKTADQAPETAVKETAPTAKAAEETKASEASAEPAPVVAAAPEFADLPPVLIVAAECAPLAKTGGLADVVGALPKYLAKLGVDARVIMPFHRDIKARFRYETTHLFDYNASGVWPSRFVGIEKLEHEGVTYYFVDNEYYFGGDIYSGGNFEGQQYGFFVQAVCDALPNLDFNPGIVHCNDWHTALIPFKIKARAKREGSWPPATVLTIHNLAFQGTFGDDLESKLIGDDERAFAWDLGCWNMLKAGIDVSDRVNTVSTTYANEICTPAFGEGLQNDLAHVRDEGRLWGILNGIDTDVWNPQTDPCLPARFSADDMAGKRECKRELLAELGLDDDVDAPLIAMVGRLTPQKGLELVPGIVDSLVPMGAKFVILGSGYPELEWQMRELEGRYKGRVCSYIGYNGDLSHRIYAASDFFLMPSAFEPCGISQMIAMRYGSLPIVHETGGLVDTVEPYNQFTGEGCGFSFARFDFWDAVEACKRALEIYGDTAIMRRLTSNAMERDFGFDRCARMYAEMYRSMM